In the bacterium genome, GGACCGGACGTACCGTGGCGCTCGGACGTCGAGGAGCATCTCGAGGCCCCAGCGGGCACCTACATCGGTCGCCCGGTCTCCTTGCCTCGGCAGGAGAATCTGAGCGAGCCCTATGCGGCGATTCATCCCAACCTCGTCGTACCCGCGCTCGTGCACGACGGCGTGCTCCACATCGAGTCGGTCGACATCATGAACTACGTCGATCAAGAACTCACAGGTCCCGCACTCATTCCCGAGGGCGAGCGTGGGGGGGAGTGCCGCGCATTGGTCAAGCGTGCGTCGGAACTCCAACCCTCGGTTCGCTATGTGACGTACAGGTGGAGCCTCGGAGGCCTGGCGAAGCTAAGCCCGCGCAAGCAAGCAGAGCTTCAGCGCATCGATTCAGCCGACTCGCCGGAACAGCTGGCCGACTTCTATCGTCGCTTCAGCAACGGGGAGATCTCCGAGGATACATTTGCCGGCCACGTGGCGAGTCTGAGCGAGGGCTTTCGGGAGATTGAAAGACTGCTGGCCGATGGCCGCGCATGGCTATGCGGCGAAACATTTTCGATGGCCGACATCATCTGGGTCGTGAAGGTCCAGCGGATCGACGAAGCCGGCTACCCCTTCGCGGCATCCTTCCCGCAACTCAAGGCCTGGTTTGATCGAGCTCGCACTCGCCCCGGCTTTCGGGAAGCGATCGGTCACGACCTGGGCGCGGCATCCCGATTCATGCGCGTGCGGGGTGCCGTCCAGAACTTCCTGGGCCGTGGACTTCAAAGCGCTGCGACCGGATGATGCTCGCCCGTGATCGCGGTAGAGATGCCACCCTGGGACTGATCTGGAGTTTCGCCCGCTTCGACATAGAGGAGAGGCTGCGCGCAGTGCGGCATCGCCTGGGGTTCCTGCAACTCCAGGATCTCACCGAGCGCGCGGATCGCGTGCCGGACTCGCCGCTCGCGAAGGCGGCTTTCGAGCTGGCAGCCGGCCTGTCTTCTCCGCTGCTCCTGAACCACGCGGTCCGCACCTACGCCTTCGGCGCCATCCTGGCTTCACGCAACGGCCTGCAACTCGACCGCGAGTTGCTCTATGTCGCGTCGGTGCTGCACGACCTCGGACTCACTCCGACCCACGAGGCGGACCCCGGCTCTTTCGAATGGGTTGGCGCGAAACGAGCGCGGGCCTTCGGCTTAGAACAGGGAATGGAGGCCCGACGCGTCGACCTTCTCTACGACGCGATCGCGCTCCATAGCTCCGTCGGAATCGCCAGCTCGCGCGAACCGGAGATCGCGATGGTGCA is a window encoding:
- a CDS encoding glutathione S-transferase family protein; protein product: MAIVNRPGSELPSKLKGLHLFHYGGAPCAQRVRFVLAEKGIRRGPDVPWRSDVEEHLEAPAGTYIGRPVSLPRQENLSEPYAAIHPNLVVPALVHDGVLHIESVDIMNYVDQELTGPALIPEGERGGECRALVKRASELQPSVRYVTYRWSLGGLAKLSPRKQAELQRIDSADSPEQLADFYRRFSNGEISEDTFAGHVASLSEGFREIERLLADGRAWLCGETFSMADIIWVVKVQRIDEAGYPFAASFPQLKAWFDRARTRPGFREAIGHDLGAASRFMRVRGAVQNFLGRGLQSAATG
- a CDS encoding HD domain-containing protein; this translates as MMLARDRGRDATLGLIWSFARFDIEERLRAVRHRLGFLQLQDLTERADRVPDSPLAKAAFELAAGLSSPLLLNHAVRTYAFGAILASRNGLQLDRELLYVASVLHDLGLTPTHEADPGSFEWVGAKRARAFGLEQGMEARRVDLLYDAIALHSSVGIASSREPEIAMVHYGAGADLFGTRLVEIPPFDLDRLLDEWPRCGFKTDFPACLERQVELKPESHIAGAMGLGLAGRVRAAPFAE